In Dyadobacter sp. NIV53, a single window of DNA contains:
- a CDS encoding beta-ketoacyl synthase: MSIRITGIGIISAIGLTVEENLLSLKESRTGIAPVKYLDEKRGFLAGEVKISNQDLITRLGVQNPNISRTSLLGLAAARQAWGKTNQDKKLKTGIISATSVGGMDRSEVFYADYLAHTNPDYNLLKCHDSGNTTERIAAELGISGYINTLSTACSSGANAIMLGARMLIQGKLDRVLVGGTDALTKFTINGFRSLMIYDDQWCRPFDESRNGLNLGEGAGFLLLENEKSIALSGNKTLCYVNGWSNAADAYHQTASSPDGKGATMAIGNAIAKSGRSLEEISYINAHGTGTKNNDLSESVALKNIFGENVPVFSSTKPFTGHTLAAAGAIEAVFSIMAIQHNLIYPNLNYKTVIEETGLVPVTELLVDKPVNTVLSNSFGFGGNNSSLVFSDVE; this comes from the coding sequence ATGAGCATTCGGATTACCGGAATTGGTATTATTTCTGCCATTGGCCTTACAGTTGAGGAAAATTTACTTTCGCTGAAAGAGAGCCGTACGGGAATTGCACCGGTAAAGTATCTGGATGAAAAAAGAGGTTTTCTGGCTGGTGAGGTTAAAATTTCGAACCAGGATCTGATAACCCGATTAGGTGTTCAAAATCCAAATATTTCACGTACGTCGTTGTTAGGCCTTGCTGCTGCACGACAGGCATGGGGTAAAACGAACCAGGATAAGAAACTAAAAACCGGAATTATTTCAGCTACATCTGTTGGCGGAATGGACAGAAGTGAAGTTTTTTATGCAGATTATCTGGCTCATACCAATCCGGATTATAACTTACTAAAATGCCATGACAGCGGTAACACAACCGAAAGAATCGCAGCAGAATTAGGTATATCTGGTTATATCAATACATTGTCAACTGCTTGTTCATCAGGAGCTAATGCAATTATGCTTGGTGCACGCATGCTGATCCAGGGAAAACTGGATCGTGTGCTGGTAGGCGGAACTGACGCGTTAACCAAATTTACTATCAATGGATTCCGGTCGCTCATGATATATGATGATCAGTGGTGCCGTCCTTTTGATGAATCCAGAAACGGGCTGAATCTGGGTGAAGGAGCTGGATTTCTTCTCTTGGAAAATGAAAAAAGCATAGCTCTTTCCGGAAATAAAACCTTGTGTTATGTAAATGGCTGGTCTAATGCCGCTGATGCCTATCATCAGACTGCATCTTCGCCTGATGGAAAAGGAGCTACAATGGCTATTGGAAACGCAATTGCCAAATCCGGAAGATCTTTGGAGGAAATATCATATATCAACGCGCATGGTACGGGAACAAAAAATAATGATTTGTCCGAATCCGTTGCTTTGAAGAATATATTTGGTGAGAATGTGCCCGTATTTAGTTCGACCAAACCATTTACCGGACATACATTGGCAGCAGCAGGAGCAATTGAGGCGGTTTTTTCTATCATGGCAATACAACATAATTTGATTTATCCAAACCTGAATTATAAAACGGTCATTGAAGAAACCGGACTGGTACCAGTTACAGAATTATTGGTTGACAAACCTGTAAACACAGTTTTATCCAATAGCTTCGGTTTTGGAGGTAACAATTCATCATTGGTATTTTCAGATGTTGAATAA
- a CDS encoding phosphopantetheine-binding protein has protein sequence MDNLKEDLKKQIIEQLNLEDLQVSDIDDDALLFSDQGLGLDSIDALELIVLLEQYHGIQVVNPDEGKEAFLSVSTMADYIRKRKAEQIA, from the coding sequence ATGGATAACTTAAAAGAAGACTTAAAAAAGCAGATTATAGAGCAATTGAATCTGGAAGATTTGCAGGTATCGGACATTGATGACGACGCATTGCTGTTTAGTGATCAGGGTTTAGGCCTGGATTCAATTGACGCCTTAGAACTGATTGTTTTATTGGAACAATATCATGGCATACAAGTAGTAAATCCTGACGAAGGAAAGGAAGCTTTTTTATCTGTTAGTACTATGGCGGATTATATTCGGAAAAGGAAAGCAGAACAGATTGCTTAG
- a CDS encoding beta-ketoacyl synthase N-terminal-like domain-containing protein, whose product MIYIGAEEIISPLGETAAKNFSAMAENRTGISLIPNAGFNKISVHLSKILSLPQESQFENLTASMLISVSGKIDKNVLSSAKTILIISSTKGELKDNMTDPFGQSVASLMARFELVNQPIVISNACVSGVLAINAARNFIAARLYEHAIVIGCDLISDFVVYGFQSLFAMSDEPCIPFDANRKGISLGEGCGAVVISNTVSIFKESPLKLLQGTSANDANHISGPSRTGEGLYRSVKKTMEINQISDNEIDFISAHGTGTIYNDEMESIAFDRLSLTDVPLNSFKGYFGHTLGAAGVIETAASIQMIRKEILVKSLGFSETGTSKVLNVITENKKAKLHTILKTASGFGGGNASLIIQKL is encoded by the coding sequence ATGATTTATATAGGTGCAGAAGAAATAATTAGCCCATTAGGAGAAACCGCAGCAAAAAATTTTTCTGCCATGGCTGAAAACCGTACGGGAATTTCTCTGATACCAAATGCAGGATTTAACAAAATTTCTGTTCACCTTTCAAAGATTTTGAGCTTACCTCAGGAAAGTCAGTTTGAAAACCTGACTGCTTCGATGCTCATATCAGTATCGGGAAAAATAGATAAGAATGTTCTGTCGTCGGCCAAAACTATATTGATCATTAGTTCGACCAAGGGCGAGTTGAAAGACAATATGACCGATCCGTTCGGGCAGTCGGTTGCTTCATTAATGGCCAGATTTGAGCTTGTAAATCAGCCTATTGTTATTTCCAATGCCTGTGTTTCAGGAGTATTGGCGATTAACGCAGCCCGTAATTTTATTGCTGCCAGATTGTATGAACATGCCATTGTAATTGGCTGTGACCTGATCTCGGATTTTGTGGTCTATGGTTTTCAATCACTTTTTGCAATGAGCGATGAACCTTGTATCCCTTTTGATGCCAATAGAAAAGGAATTTCGCTGGGAGAGGGTTGCGGTGCAGTAGTAATTTCTAATACAGTATCAATTTTTAAAGAATCGCCTTTGAAATTGTTACAAGGAACGTCAGCGAACGATGCCAATCACATTTCAGGCCCGTCCAGAACTGGTGAGGGATTATACAGAAGTGTAAAGAAAACAATGGAAATCAATCAAATTTCTGATAATGAAATAGATTTTATTTCTGCCCATGGCACTGGTACCATTTACAATGATGAAATGGAATCTATTGCTTTCGACCGGCTGAGTCTGACAGATGTGCCACTGAATAGCTTTAAGGGATATTTTGGACATACTTTGGGTGCGGCAGGTGTAATTGAAACTGCGGCTTCTATACAAATGATACGAAAGGAAATACTGGTAAAAAGCCTGGGTTTTAGTGAAACCGGTACTTCAAAGGTATTAAACGTCATTACAGAAAATAAGAAAGCTAAACTTCATACTATTTTAAAAACAGCCTCGGGATTTGGCGGAGGAAATGCCTCGCTGATCATTCAGAAACTATGA
- a CDS encoding thioesterase family protein, with product MLSSEIEIDIRFSETDAMGVVWHGNYLKFFEDGREAFGKTFGLEYLTIFDQGYFTPIVKSEIDHKAAVYYGQAIKVITKYIPSKSAKIMFEYEVVNLTTGELCAVGKTMQVFLEKESRTLELLTPDFYSHWKEKNDVVF from the coding sequence ATGCTTTCTTCTGAAATTGAAATTGATATACGATTTAGTGAAACCGATGCAATGGGTGTTGTGTGGCATGGCAACTACCTGAAATTTTTTGAAGATGGGAGGGAAGCTTTTGGCAAAACCTTTGGACTTGAATATCTTACAATTTTCGATCAGGGCTATTTTACACCTATTGTAAAATCAGAAATTGACCATAAAGCGGCTGTCTATTATGGCCAGGCCATTAAAGTGATCACCAAATACATTCCGTCAAAATCTGCTAAAATCATGTTTGAATATGAAGTTGTTAATCTGACAACTGGTGAGCTTTGCGCTGTGGGAAAAACTATGCAGGTATTTTTGGAAAAAGAAAGCCGGACATTAGAACTGCTTACACCGGATTTTTATAGTCATTGGAAAGAAAAAAATGATGTTGTTTTTTAA
- a CDS encoding lipid A biosynthesis acyltransferase: protein MSRQDGNAQDNSWDGKTRGSLTGYKIFLFFIQFLGLGFAYLLLRVVTFYYYLFASKPRNILLDFYQNTLHISGKAAKKMVRRNFYIFGQTLVDRAAFLLGKEGMFSHTFENEEFLIDIREKGKGGILLSAHLGNWETAGNLLKGRITPTINIVMLDAEVESIKQYMELSTGGSRFKIIAIKNDLSHIIAIRNALINNEFVAIHADRYMEGAKFTELDFLGKKAKFPIGPFVIASKFDAPVTFVFAAKDGKYSYHLSATLPIITKMKAEEIAKLYVAELEKKVSQYPEQWFNYFNFFQ from the coding sequence ATGAGCCGTCAGGATGGGAATGCCCAAGATAACTCCTGGGATGGTAAAACCAGGGGCTCACTGACGGGATATAAAATTTTTCTTTTCTTCATTCAATTTCTGGGTCTTGGATTTGCCTATCTGCTTTTAAGAGTAGTCACTTTTTATTACTACTTATTTGCATCCAAACCCAGAAATATCCTGCTCGATTTTTACCAGAATACGCTTCATATTTCGGGCAAAGCTGCAAAAAAGATGGTTCGCCGGAATTTTTACATTTTTGGACAAACACTTGTAGACCGTGCTGCATTTCTTTTGGGAAAAGAAGGGATGTTTTCTCACACTTTTGAAAACGAAGAATTTCTGATTGATATCCGGGAAAAAGGAAAAGGCGGAATATTATTGAGTGCTCACTTAGGAAACTGGGAAACTGCCGGAAACCTGCTGAAAGGCAGGATTACACCTACAATTAATATTGTGATGCTGGATGCAGAAGTGGAAAGTATCAAGCAATACATGGAGCTTTCAACAGGCGGTTCGAGGTTCAAGATCATTGCTATTAAAAATGATTTGTCGCATATTATTGCAATCCGTAATGCATTGATAAATAATGAGTTTGTTGCCATTCATGCGGACCGGTACATGGAAGGGGCCAAATTTACAGAACTTGATTTTTTAGGTAAAAAAGCGAAATTCCCGATTGGCCCTTTCGTAATTGCTTCCAAATTTGATGCGCCGGTTACCTTCGTTTTTGCTGCTAAAGATGGGAAATACAGCTATCATTTAAGTGCTACATTACCTATAATCACTAAAATGAAAGCCGAAGAAATTGCTAAACTATATGTGGCAGAGCTGGAAAAAAAGGTCAGTCAATATCCGGAACAATGGTTTAACTACTTCAATTTTTTTCAATAA
- a CDS encoding phosphopantetheine-binding protein: protein MYAKDVKMSLEEVIEDTRGFLSEEFEVDKDLILPENSLKETLDLDSLDYVDLVVLIEENLNIKMTGEDFKEIVTFGDFFNLVQKKLAL, encoded by the coding sequence ATGTACGCTAAAGACGTTAAAATGAGTTTGGAAGAAGTTATAGAGGATACCAGGGGTTTTTTGTCTGAAGAGTTTGAAGTGGATAAAGATCTGATTCTTCCTGAAAACAGCCTTAAAGAAACACTTGATCTGGATAGTCTGGATTATGTTGATCTTGTTGTGCTTATTGAGGAGAACCTGAATATAAAAATGACAGGCGAGGATTTTAAAGAAATTGTCACTTTTGGAGATTTTTTCAATCTTGTTCAAAAGAAACTTGCATTATAA
- a CDS encoding beta-ketoacyl synthase, whose amino-acid sequence MNHRVVITGIGIYSCLGENLDEVAKSLYQGKSGIIFDQVRKDFGFRSALTGMVREPDLKSFLSRRQRLGMHQPAIYAYMSTKEALEMAGLDIDFLEKTETGIIFGNDSTASSVVEAVDKAREKHDTTLIGSGAIFQNMNSTVNMNLSTIFKLKGINFTLSAACASGSHSIGMGYLMIKQGLQERVICGGAQEINPASMASFDGLGTFSVRESEPAKASRPFDKDRDGLIPSGGAATVILESYEAATKRGAKIIAELIGYGFSSNGDHISNPSIEGQIRSLQMALSQANIKAGDVDYINAHATSTPVGDGSEARAIFDVFGGNVPVSSTKSMTGHECWMAGASEIVYSILMMQKDFIAPNINYENPDEDSALINIIPETKEQKINCFLSNSFGFGGTNSTLIIKKS is encoded by the coding sequence ATGAACCACAGAGTTGTAATTACCGGGATTGGCATTTATTCATGTTTGGGTGAAAACCTGGACGAGGTCGCCAAGTCGTTATATCAAGGTAAAAGTGGTATTATTTTTGACCAGGTAAGAAAGGATTTTGGATTTCGTTCTGCGCTTACCGGTATGGTAAGGGAACCGGACCTGAAATCATTTTTGTCCAGACGGCAGAGGCTTGGAATGCACCAGCCAGCGATTTATGCCTATATGTCGACGAAAGAAGCGTTGGAAATGGCCGGGCTGGATATAGATTTTCTTGAAAAAACGGAAACCGGGATCATTTTTGGAAATGACAGTACGGCCTCGTCCGTTGTAGAAGCCGTTGATAAAGCTAGAGAAAAACATGATACTACACTCATTGGCAGCGGTGCTATTTTTCAAAATATGAACAGTACCGTAAATATGAACCTTTCAACTATTTTTAAGCTGAAAGGGATTAATTTTACGCTTAGCGCAGCATGTGCATCCGGCTCTCATTCTATTGGAATGGGTTATTTGATGATCAAACAAGGATTGCAGGAACGCGTAATCTGTGGTGGGGCCCAGGAAATTAATCCGGCTTCTATGGCAAGTTTCGATGGCCTGGGTACATTTTCAGTACGCGAATCTGAACCTGCGAAAGCTTCCAGGCCATTTGATAAAGACAGGGACGGGCTTATTCCAAGCGGTGGGGCGGCAACGGTTATTCTGGAATCTTATGAAGCAGCGACGAAACGGGGAGCTAAAATTATTGCAGAACTGATCGGATACGGGTTTTCTTCAAATGGGGATCATATTTCAAATCCGAGTATTGAAGGACAGATACGGTCTCTGCAAATGGCACTGAGCCAGGCGAATATAAAAGCGGGCGATGTTGACTACATCAATGCCCACGCCACATCAACTCCTGTGGGTGATGGAAGTGAAGCAAGAGCTATATTCGATGTTTTTGGTGGTAATGTCCCGGTCAGTTCTACCAAATCGATGACCGGCCATGAATGCTGGATGGCGGGTGCCAGTGAAATCGTTTATTCCATATTAATGATGCAGAAGGATTTTATTGCTCCAAACATTAATTACGAAAACCCGGACGAGGATTCTGCTCTTATCAACATAATTCCTGAAACCAAAGAACAGAAAATCAATTGTTTCTTGTCAAATTCTTTTGGATTTGGTGGTACCAATTCTACATTGATCATTAAAAAATCTTAA
- the fabG gene encoding 3-oxoacyl-ACP reductase FabG: MSCALVTGASRGLGRAIAVQLAKDHGLYILINYSSNQTAAEETLEEIRKDGGDGELLQFNVQTKSEVDEVLNTWKANNEDKFISVLVNNAGITKDGLFMWMPEKDWDDVMNISTKGLFNVTQNIIQQMLRKRSGRIVNIASVSGMKGVAGQTNYSAAKGAIISATKALAQEVAKRKITVNAVAPGFIASDMTKDLNEDELKQMIPMNRFGKADEVAHLVSFLCSDKAAYITGEVVNINGGIYS; this comes from the coding sequence ATGAGCTGTGCATTGGTAACAGGTGCTTCGAGAGGGCTGGGCAGGGCCATTGCCGTTCAGCTCGCAAAAGATCACGGGTTATATATTCTGATCAATTATTCGTCTAATCAGACTGCAGCCGAAGAGACATTGGAAGAAATTAGAAAGGATGGAGGGGATGGTGAATTATTGCAGTTTAATGTGCAGACAAAATCTGAGGTTGACGAGGTTTTAAATACATGGAAAGCTAATAATGAAGACAAATTCATCAGTGTGCTGGTCAATAATGCGGGCATTACAAAGGATGGGTTATTCATGTGGATGCCTGAAAAAGACTGGGACGATGTCATGAATATTTCCACGAAAGGATTGTTTAATGTAACCCAGAATATTATACAGCAGATGCTTAGAAAACGCTCCGGCAGGATTGTGAATATTGCCTCTGTTTCGGGTATGAAGGGTGTAGCCGGGCAAACCAATTATTCGGCTGCAAAAGGTGCCATTATATCTGCAACAAAGGCATTGGCACAGGAAGTTGCAAAACGTAAAATCACAGTCAATGCCGTTGCGCCAGGTTTTATAGCGAGTGACATGACGAAAGACCTGAATGAGGATGAATTGAAACAAATGATTCCGATGAACCGTTTTGGTAAAGCTGATGAAGTAGCACATCTGGTTAGTTTTTTATGTTCTGATAAGGCTGCCTACATTACCGGAGAGGTTGTAAATATTAATGGAGGGATTTATTCTTAA
- the hutH gene encoding histidine ammonia-lyase: MNSISLAQIEQYAFEKKEFVLADDALNKVSRSFNFLTDFSKDKIIYGINTGFGPMAQYRIETDQLNSLQYNLIRSHSSGIGKPLNEVYARSVMLARLNAFLQANSGISTGVIKQLVLFINNGIVPEIFEHGSVGASGDLVQLSHLGLNLIGEGHVYENGIRRKTAEVLAEHGITPLKMELRDGLGLINGTSCMTGIAAINIIYAKRLVQWAIAASSMLNEVIEAFDDSFSEELNAVKHHRGQKYVAKEMREFVKGSGMIRNREELFKDDTALQRKEFERKIQEYYSIRCVPQIIGPIVDTIKYAQEIIEDELNSTNDNPIVNPEENNVFHGGNFHGDYISLEMDKVKIVLTKLSMLMERQLNFLMNSKLNGKFPPFLNAGTWGLNFGFQGIQFTATSTTAENQALSNSVYVHSIPNNNDNQDIVSMGTNSAVLAKQVLENSYQVMAIHIMAICQAVDLLEPDEKERLSVNAISVYNQIRRKAKFVKEDIPQSESIAAVYEYIKETPFTL, from the coding sequence ATGAACAGTATTTCGTTAGCTCAAATCGAGCAATACGCATTTGAGAAGAAAGAATTTGTTCTGGCAGATGATGCACTTAACAAAGTTTCAAGGTCTTTTAATTTTTTAACAGATTTTTCGAAAGATAAAATAATATACGGAATCAATACCGGATTTGGCCCGATGGCACAATATCGTATTGAAACCGACCAGTTAAACAGTCTGCAATATAATCTTATCCGCAGCCATTCGAGCGGGATTGGAAAGCCTCTTAACGAAGTTTATGCCCGAAGTGTAATGCTGGCGCGGCTGAATGCTTTTTTACAGGCAAATTCCGGAATAAGTACCGGTGTCATTAAACAATTGGTGCTGTTTATTAATAATGGGATTGTTCCTGAAATTTTTGAACATGGGAGTGTTGGAGCGAGTGGGGATTTGGTACAATTGTCTCATTTAGGCCTTAATTTAATTGGAGAAGGCCATGTTTATGAAAATGGAATCAGACGGAAAACGGCTGAAGTTTTAGCTGAACACGGTATTACACCACTCAAAATGGAGCTTCGGGATGGCCTTGGATTGATCAACGGAACATCCTGCATGACCGGCATTGCAGCAATCAATATCATTTATGCAAAACGTCTTGTACAGTGGGCAATTGCAGCTTCGTCCATGCTGAATGAAGTAATCGAAGCTTTTGACGATTCATTTTCCGAAGAACTGAATGCTGTAAAACACCACCGTGGCCAGAAGTATGTGGCAAAAGAAATGCGGGAGTTTGTGAAAGGCAGCGGTATGATCCGCAACCGGGAAGAATTGTTTAAGGACGATACAGCATTACAACGTAAGGAATTTGAAAGGAAAATCCAGGAATATTATTCGATTCGTTGTGTGCCGCAAATTATCGGGCCTATTGTCGATACGATCAAATACGCACAGGAAATAATTGAAGATGAACTGAATTCTACCAACGATAATCCCATTGTAAATCCTGAGGAGAACAATGTGTTTCACGGTGGTAATTTTCATGGGGATTATATTTCATTGGAAATGGATAAAGTGAAGATCGTCCTGACTAAGCTTTCTATGCTGATGGAAAGGCAGCTGAACTTTTTGATGAACAGTAAACTAAACGGGAAATTCCCTCCGTTTCTGAATGCCGGAACCTGGGGACTTAACTTTGGGTTTCAGGGAATCCAGTTTACCGCTACATCGACAACTGCTGAAAATCAGGCTTTATCCAATTCGGTATATGTTCATAGCATCCCTAATAATAATGATAATCAGGATATTGTGAGTATGGGAACCAATAGTGCAGTTCTTGCCAAACAGGTTCTCGAAAATTCTTATCAGGTAATGGCGATTCATATTATGGCTATTTGCCAGGCGGTGGATTTGCTTGAACCTGATGAAAAGGAAAGGTTATCGGTTAATGCAATATCTGTTTACAACCAGATTCGCAGGAAGGCGAAATTCGTAAAAGAAGACATTCCACAGTCGGAAAGTATCGCCGCTGTTTATGAATATATCAAGGAAACCCCATTTACATTATGA